A single window of Ctenopharyngodon idella isolate HZGC_01 chromosome 24, HZGC01, whole genome shotgun sequence DNA harbors:
- the LOC127507625 gene encoding intelectin-like: MFFGILLSLTLSLWFCDAKSMGAMYVIQETEAPCINISDTNSNHELEKLLDRIKYVARSCKEILDKYHVYEDGLYYLISPRGVLYQTFCDMTTAGGGWTLVASVHENNMYGKCTVGDRWSSEQGSNANRPDGEGTWANRVTFGTAEAATSDDYKNPGYFEIAAQDVSVWHVPNNMELEHWSTASILRYHTENRFLTLHGGNLLNLFKKFPVRFGIGTCNIDNGPAIPIVYDTGNVDSTKKLYGPNSRGIFEPGFITFRVFNTEKAAMALCSGVKPTGCHTEHFCIGGGGHFPEGVPRQCGDFTSFDWTGYGTNTEWSASKEITEAAVLLFYR, encoded by the exons atgttttttgggaTCCTTCTCAGTCTCACACTGAGTTTATGGTTCTGTGATGCTAAATCAA TGGGAGCTATGTATGTAATACAAGAAACAGAAGCACCATGTATTAATATCAGTGATACCAACAGCAACCATGAGCTTGAAAAACTTCTGGACAGAATTAAATATGTTGCTCGAAGCTGCAAAGAAATTCTTGACAAATATCATGTTTATGAGG ATGGCCTGTACTATCTGATCTCACCAAGAGGGGTCCTTTACCAGACGTTTTGTGATATGACCACTGCGGGCGGCGGCTGGACGCTGGTGGCCAGCGTTCATGAAAACAACATGTATGGAAAGTGTACTGTTGGTGATCGCTGGTCTAGTGAGCAGGGCAGCAACGCAAACCGGCCTGATGGTGAAGGAACATGGGCAAACAGAGTCACATTTGGAACTGCAGAGGCCGCAACAAGTGATGATTAtaag AATCCTGGATACTTTGAAATTGCGGCACAGGATGTGTCTGTGTGGCATGTTCCTAATAATATGGAGTTGGAACACTGGAGCACTGCCTCCATCCTGAGATACCACACTGAAAATCGCTTCTTAACTCTACACGGAGGAAACCTTCTCAATTTATTCAAG AAATTCCCTGTGAGGTTTGGAATCGGAACTTGCAACATTGATAATGGACCTGCTATTCCAATAGTGTATGATACTGGAAATGTGGATTCTACCAAAAAACTGTATGGACCTAATTCAAGAG gAATATTTGAGCCTGGATTCATCACCTTCAGAGTCTTCAATACTGAAAAGGCAGCCATGGCACTTTGTTCGGGCGTTAAACCAACCGGTTGTCACACTGAACAT ttctgtATTGGTGGAGGTGGACACTTTCCTGAAGGGGTCCCTAGACAGTGCGGGGACTTTACGAGTTTCGACTGGACTGGCTATGGTACTAATACAGAATGGAGTGCTTCCAAAGAGATTACTGAAGCAGCTGTACTTCTTTTTTATCGCTGA